The following is a genomic window from Miscanthus floridulus cultivar M001 chromosome 14, ASM1932011v1, whole genome shotgun sequence.
GTGCCCGACTCCagcgaccccgaccccgacgccgcccgcccctacccccagcgctcgtcaggtatgccctctctcttgttgttgtcgtggtagtgatagttgtagtagtattagttgtagtagtagtgctagtggtagtagtagtagtagtagaactagtggtagtagtagtagaactagtggtagtagtagtagtagaactagtggtagtagtagcagcaatagtggtagtagtagtagtagcaatagtggaagtagtagtagaagtagtggtactacttggatatattcttctgcatggattgatatccaaactacatggcttctcttgagacatatgtgcttgtcggccattgtgccactgttttttgcaggttttggaaacctcaccgtgcaggggaggttctactgatttttttttaaatgatagtattttgttccatttttgtagagaagagcccttCAGAGCGGAGTCCGAGTTGCCAttgccgtgccggtctgcctgcaccgcgtcgcctcaccactgcaccgacccgccatgcccccctaggtataacccctctttccgtatcatggtcgtagatcgcgtaacccagttaggtgtctcctgttcgaaagagatacggttggaggtatgcaaatctttgcatatctatgaccgtatctattttggattgtgcacgttttttggatagcccgtggatgtgtagatgggttagtttccatggtctgctccggtccgagatagagtttcggcatcacctccttgttgttctctggatacgcactcttctttggcaggacgtgtatctggagaacagcagggaggtgccaccgaaattctgtctcggataggagtagagcatggaaactaacctcatctacgcatccacgggtgggattaggacctatcctcacctattagacagtaggaacaccatgtagatgcaattgatggttacattactcgttgatacatatgttagaggatggatgaccgtcagtggatgtacacgggctggagaagtcagagtgattacaccacagaatggatgaacaagaccgatgctttcttgaaaagtgcatttggcaaggctgctaaaggacattacctagttttgtgtccctgcagcaaatgtggaaataggagaagggtaaataaggtggaaatgggtaaacatcttgtgaagcatgGATTTACGCCgtactacacccggtgggtccaccatggtgaagcccatcgtattagagaggaggtggtgagaccacgggtggaggcttttgatgctaatgccggggtagcagacatgttagatgactttcaccaaggatagttcgatAAGGGACGTGAGAatgaggagatggaggcagtcgcacaggcgttctatgacatgatggactcaGCACAAAAACCCCTTCACAATCGATCAAtagtgtctcaactggatgccattggacgcttaatggggttgaagtctgagttaaacttgagtcgacctggcttcgataagatgttggtcgtgatTGGCATCCTGCTtttggagggccacattctgccgaagagcatgtacaagtcacagaaactccttcgtgcacttaagatgccatatgagcagatacatgcttgtccaaaggggtgcgtcctatttaggaaagaacatgagcatgcaaagttctgtccaaagtgtaaatcctccaggtacctggaggtagactttgatgatggccagaagaggcaacttacgatccccatgaaaatcctatggtaccttccgttcctactgaggatccaacggctatacatgaccgaggaatccgtgaaatagatgacatggcacaaaaatggcaaacggtacaatcctgacaagatggtacatccatccaatggtgaagcttggatccactttaatgacaaacatcgtgacaaagtagatgaggctcgtaatgtatgtgttgcgctggcaacagatgggttcaatccttatagaatgatggctgccccatacacatgttggcccgtcttcgttatcccccttaatctcccccccggtgtctcctttcaacgacataacgtattcttgttgttgataattcctggacacccagggagtaatatgggtgtgttcatggagcccgtgtttgatgaattggtccgtgcttgggacgaaggggtatggacatacgatcgagctacaaagacaaccttcaaaatgcacgtttggtgccactactccctacatgacttcctgacgtatgggatattctgcgcctggtgtgttcacgggaagttcccatgtccaatatgcaaggaaggtttgaggttcatttggttgcagaagggtggcaagtattcatcgttcgacagacatcgtcaattcctacctcttgaccatccattcagacaagacatcaagaactttacgaaaggtgtcaaagtgacaaaccctacacCGCAGATGATGACTAGTGccaaggttcatgctcagatagatgctctcatgcccaatgaagaaggtggttttgtgggatatggtgagcaacatatgtggactcaatcTTGGGCatgatgaggctcccctattttgatgaccttcttctgccacataacattgatgtaatgcacactaaaaagaatgtcaccgaggcactttgggcaacactcatggacactgaaaagtctaaggacaaccctatggctagagtggacctagcaatgttgtgcgatagaccaaatcaagagatgcagcctcctagtcgtggcaagacctggagaaggcctaaggctgatttcatcttgaaaaaggatcaaaggagggaagtacttgaatggatcaagacgctaatgttccctgatgggtatgcagcgaatatAAAGagaggagtgaacttaggcactctacgagtcaacgggataaagagtcatgactaccacatatggattgagcggcttctttcagcgatggttcaaggctatgtcccggagcatgtctggcaagtgatggcagagttgagctacttattccgctagctttgtgccaaggagctctctcggaccatcaTTAATGTCTTGGAAAAAGTGGCACccatgttgctctgtaagttcgagaagatctttccacccgactGCTTCTTTCCAATGTAGCATTTGATTATGCACCTCCTATAtaaggcacggatgggggggcgtgcagaaccattggtgctatccaatcgagagatgtctgaagactcttcgcaaaaaatgtagaaataaagccaaaactgaggcttccattgcagaggcatacattctacaggaggtgtcgaacttcacagagaaatactacactaagaaccttcctagcatttataatccaccccctcgttacaatgctggcgaaaatgaatcgaacctcagccttttccaagggcaactcagaagcacaagtgcatcgaccactaagcaattgaaaaatgaagagtggcgcaggatcatgctatatgtgttgaccaaccttgtcgaggtgtagccattcattgggtaagttctgaatgaacttgtttcatttcgccgtatgtccaTGTTTCtttgtccaacccccttgtttctcgttggtacagggaatttcttcgtcaatcctagcatggatcaaggcaacctaccctacaataaaatgatacccttctttcactgTGTGCAGAACCAGAGAGcctcgatttcatttgttggttcaaacagaaagcccaaactaatgcgcctataagtgacgagctgagacaggttgcaaacggctgtgtcattagggtcaagtcatttaccggttatgatatgaatggatatcgttttcacacagcaagctacgagcagagtcagcccaatcgaaaaaccacaaacagcggagttgttatgcCCAAAACTGATGggctcgactattatggaagaattgaagaaatctatgaactatcattctatggttccaaacctcttactcatgtcatattcaaatgccactggtttcatcctggtgtaacgagacagacccctaagcttgggctagttgaGATtcaacaggattccgtctatccaggaaaagatgtctacattgtggctcaacaagccgtctaggtttattatacgtcatacgcgtgcaaagacaccGAACATCTTAAGGGTTgctctattgtgcacaaggtatcccCACACGGTAAGCTAcctgtcccaaatgatgaagattacaacttcaacccaaacacatatgatggagagttctatcaagaagaggggctacaagggaggtttgacatagacttaaccgaagagataggaatggaagtagacaataaaagtgatgatgatgaggacgctggagatgaggtgtgaaatctgaaggacatacaaatgcttgagcgattacgtttaggcaatgacaatgaagacaacattcctccttcggatagtgttgatgagttggacaatgttgatagtgatgacgagacctatgatctagctaatctcaatcatgaagattatttctaatacatgtaatactatgttttttgtaatgatgttttgttcatttttgcatatatttctaatacatatattactatgttttttgtaattatgttttgttcatttttgcacctatttctaattacgtcttgtttttcttttttattgtaggtgattgaacaaagatggcgggcgaccgtcataggtctgtgaactcgatttaccaaagaccacgcggctgcaggaggaggtggAAGGGGCGGCGGAAGGGATCAGACATGAGAGGAGGAGGGACCCGCCAGCCATAGGAGGGGGCCATCTCCTCCCACACTGcctgaggaggaccgccagccgccggaggaggtggcgcccatggATGAGTCGGACAAGGAGCTGGTTCGGCAaacggatgaggaggaggaggaggagggagaggcTGTAGGCACGGGTTCCACTTCCTCttactcctcttcgagtgtctacttgtgaGGTCCTGCGAGCCTCCcataggttccgcttcctcaccaacgcccagtgattcgccccgaagggcaaaagtaagtaactttatatgttatcaccactacttcatatgatatgataaaaaactataatttttcttaatactgtgcaggaactgggtggttgtcaGGTGGTAGCGCATGGCTAGTCAATGCATCCTGGGTCTtactgtgcaggcaacacttccccggcattatATCACCGTAGCGATCGAGAAGGCGCTAGCCTACTCGTTTTGACCACTACGCCCGCACCACCCATGCCCCCCATGCCGGAGTATACCCCAAACAATTCCCCCCGCGGCGGCACGTGGTGATGAAGGCAGATGTTTTTGGTAAGTCTCCCtcacacaacattgctcaatacgtcgcattcattagacttttcttgaaataatgaaatgaatacatcgcttttgtatgcagacttattacgatgcgaggagggatttgaggccagggcggagcaggtgactacgaaagcctgtaaaaaactcatcactgacatgcatcacgaggtgcgtatccaggccatcgtaacctactacaggtcaaagcttggagagaggaaaaccaagaaagtcgcaagagagatgcagctgacccaggagcagtaccttgaggtaaatgaagaacatcaatattgattcgttttgagattaagttggtttaatttgatcttcttatatgtccaatacttgatgacgtgtagatgattccctggtggtgccaagcatatccgagtgctgggcgatgatggtggagaggtggttcacggaggagtacctcaagatgcacatggatgcccgggaccgtcgtttgcagatgcaaggtccagcacaccatcaaggcagccgcagcctcaccggatacaaataagcatgggtacacgaattcatttatctattgtgacgcttagttctgcctgatttttaatcatcgtgctgtctttctcgtagtCAGCGTcatatagtggccaggcttgctcggacttccaggcatggtgtatggcccacaagggcaaggcgacgtccgacgtctccttcaacctggaggacccgcccaaggcatacatgaacccgagcgtccacttccgcatcagtgagtacactgaggtggcgaggtcgctccatgggtcagaccacgatccaagtacccaggacttcgatggagaggacatcatgagggcagggcaaggcaagaagcatgggtggttctggcttggcgacggcgtcattgacacggcctctactctctctctctcccagatccgagcacggagcatgagcgagagcccggccattcgcacacggctgaCCGCTGCACAACACcgagtcgacgcactcgaggttatccctgttttactcgtcatattgcaggcccagctggaacaagaaatgaggcaacgtcaggagctggcggCCCAGCTGGACGCCGAGCggaccgagcggcaggcccaggcgtagaggctgatggacattacggagttcctacaagagtttgggcaacgtgtgggcttctctctgccagctgggctgttggttcaaCCTCCGCCTCCAcgtgctgcagctgcagctactcctgtgagtatgaaagttttttactttcgcttgtcctttgcttgtatggcctctaccttcctagattacctatccaaataatcttgtttCATATGCAATCtttcctttgtgcagtctccttCTGACGGtagttcgaataatccacctcatgcacctcgaatgatggagctgggccttcaccacaNNNNNNNNNNNNNNNNNNNNNNNNNNNNNNNNNNNNNNNNNNNNNNNNNNNNNNNNNNNNNNNNNNNNNNNNNNNNNNNNNNNNNNNNNNNNNNNNNNNNGTTTTTCTTTTGGCAAGGTATGGCCACCGATTGTTATTTGTAGAAAGTATCAAAATACAGTATAGATGCAGCTATTAGAGTTTATACGGTCTAATTCCCTAAGCCCATATGTAGAAAATCTAATAAATCTTAAAAAGACTCAATATATATGTTTCCTAATGGGTTTTAATATTTAAGTCATGACTAGATGTCAAAGGTAGAACATCAGTCTGTTATCTCCtaaaactaaaaagaacaaaatgtGGACATCTTTTGgtacgacatttgttttggttcattCGTCTGCCCACCCcgtgcgatagaaaaagaaactgtcatccctgcgatccccgtctactttgaaggaaacaaatcgatcacctgaggccacatgcatggaaggaaacaataatcatgcattgaAGAAAACAATCATGCTTGGAAGCATCGACGGAGCTACAGGGTATGCCAGGTATGCCCTGGCATACCCTGCGTTCCTGGGACTATATACACAGTATTTGTAAAAGAAAACTACCTGGAGGCTGGAGAATAGCAGAAACCGAACGGCCTGGTATCCGCGAGCGTCCGCGTGACGCAAGTGGAGAGGCCGCGATAGGAGGGAGTCGGAAGGGCCCAAGCGGACACGCGAGTACGCGCGCGACCTAGGGTCCAGCAGTCATACATACATAATAGAAAATTTATacgtaaagagagagagggagaggaagcaaCGCAAGTACGCAACAACTCGGTTCGGCTTCTGCGCTTCCGCAAGTACGCAACGCAAGTACGCGGAGTTTGCGCCGGCCTGGGCCCTGGGAGTAACTGCACGCGGAGAAGTCGAATCATCTTCGTCTCTGCGCCAGCGCCCAGCGGCCGGCCACGGCGGAGCTTTGGCAGTTCGGCGACGGCGCGTCGGGCACTCGGGCGGATCGCGTCGCGTCGCCGCGTTGGGCATCGTTCGGCAGTTTGGCACTTCGGCGGAGCTTTGACAGTTTGGCCTTCGGCGCGGCGCGGCCGCACGGGCCAGGGCCCAGGAGGCCCAGGACGGCAGGACGCGGGACCCGGGATTGCGTCGGTCGCCGCGGCTGGGTCATCCCCGGTACGCCGCCGACTGCTCGACGCCTCGACTGATCGgcactccgactccgacgacactTAGTTGCAGGATGCAGGTATTGATCTTGTTATTTGTAAAAAAAACTTTGTACTGTACTCATATagttatatttttatttatttatttatttatgggtGATTTTTTATTATTTCAATTCGTGTTCGTGAGTTTGTTCAACAGACCACTGATTAGCAATTTAGCATCAATCGCATGTGACTATACTATTTGAGTTTCGCACGTTTGGTAATTATAAACTATTTTTCAGAAGAATTGTTGAATGATGAAGAGAAACGGCGACATTCGATCCTTTTTTTGCAAAGCAGCAAAGAAGCCGGCTACAGCTGCTTTGAACCCTACCCCACCTCCGGTTGAAACTGTTGTGGAAGAGCAGAATCGAGAAGATAGAGCAGAAGTTGAAGAAATTGCAGATCCTTCGCCCCCGCTAGCGtcatcgccaccgccaccgcccgcaTCAAAGCCACCGGTGTATGACATCGATCTTCTACCATATGATCCAGGTGAAAGGCTGTCCATAAAAGATTATCAtgttaatgatcaagatgcaatcCGTAGAGCATATATTACTAAAGGTCCTTGCAAACCTTATATACATGATTTCCCGTATCGAAACATTGGAGACAGACCTCGTCGATTCAGTTTACAGTGGTTGTATAATTATGAGTGGCTTGAATATAGTATCAAGAAGGATTCTGTATTTTGCTTTATATGCTACTTGTTCAAGAAGGGCAGTGGGTCAGATGCATTTGTTGTTGATGGATGGGataattgaaatataggaaacGCCGCACTCATCAAACATAGTGTTTCTAAGGCACACAAAGCAGCTCAGGAGAGGTATATTGATTTTATAAATCCCAAGGTAGCAATTGattatcacattgacaagtggacTGATGAGGAGCTTCGTCTTTACAAGAAAAGATTGACATATTCACTTAGatgtatcaagtttcttttgcTTCAAGGATTGGCATTCCGTGGAaatgatgaaagtgaagagtcTAGCAACAGAGGCAACTTCATTGAACTTTTAAAGTTTCTTGCAGGAAATAGTGATGAAGTGAACAAGTATGTCTTGAACAATGCACCAGGTAATTGCACTTTGACTAGCCCAAAGATACAAAAGCAAATTATTCATTGTTGTGCcatagaaactagaaagaaaataattgaggAACTTGGTGATGAGCCCTTTGCAATTTTAGCCGATGAGTCTAGTGACatatcacataaagaacaactagctctttgcttgcgttttgttgataaacttggaaggccatgtgagcacttcattggagttgttcatgtagatgatactacgTCTTTGTCACTTAAGGAAGCAATTAAAGGTTTACTTGATAGTAATGGATTGAGTATGACTCGGATTAGAGGTCAAGGTTATGATGGGGCTAGCAATATGAAAGGTGATATTAAAGGGCTAAAAACATTAATCATGAAAGAATCACCTTCTGCTTATTATATTCATTGCtttgcacatcaactccaactagtTCTTATAGCTGTTGCCAAGGGAAATACTGATTGCAAGACCTTTTTTGATCAAGTATCTATCTTGTTGAACATTATTGGGGTTTCTTGTAAGCGTCATGGTATGCTTCGAAATGCTAGGCTGGAGAATATCAAGAAATCACTACAGTGTGGTGAGCTTGAATCAGGGAGTGGTTTAAATCAAGAGATGGGTTTGCCTAGGCCTGGTGATACTCGGTGGGGCTCGCATTACAAAACTATATGTAGCATCATCACTATGTATTCCTCAATCCATGATGTGCTCATTGAGCTTGGTGCTGATATTGCATATAAGGATGATTGGACAAAGATTCATTTTGTGCTTGGAGCATTTGAAacctttgagtttgttttctttgtgCACTTAATGTATGTTATTCTTGGATACACAAATGAGTTATCCGAGTGTTTGCAGAAAAGGGAtcaagatattcttaatgcaatctcacttgttaatgtggcaaagaGCAGAATGCAACAGATGAGGTCTGATGGTTGGGATAAATTTCATAAGACggtcacttctttttgtattACACATGGTGTTGAAGTTCCTGCTATGGATGATGCTTATGTGCCTTATGGAAAATCAGCAAGGTATGCCCGTGCCCGAAACCAAAAAAATGATGACCATTTTAGAAGAGAAGTGTAcattggtgtcattgatcaaattAGTCAAGAGCTTAATAATCGGTTTGATGAGATCAACATGGAGCTGCTCTCTTGTATGTCAGCATTTAGTCCTTCCAAGTCCTTTGCTTCATTTGATGCACAGAAGCTGCGTAGATTGGCTGAATTTTATCTTAATGACTTCTCCAACAACAATTTGGTACAGCTAGAATTGCAACttgataattatattgatgacatgaAACGAACTGAATGCTTCCAAGGTCTAGACAAcattgttgatctctcagttaagcttgttgaTACAAATAGGCACAAAGTGTATGATATGGTGTACTTCCTTCTCAAATTGGTATTGCTTTTACCGGTGGCAACTACgagtgttgaaagggtattttctgcatTGGTTATAGTGAAAACAAAATCAAGGAATAAGCTAGGTGATATTGTTCTGGATGATTGTCTACAAACATTTattgagcgggatattttcttTCAAGTTGACGAAGATGATATAATTGAGACATTCATGTCATTGAGAAAGCGATGGATCGACAAGTAATATTGTAAGTCTCTTATATGGCTATATTTTAAAGTATTTTGTATTTGATTTGAACAATTTATATGGTTTTAGAATATGGTTTTATCAAATGAGAATATGATTTTACCAAATTATATATGGTTTACCGAATTGCATAAGAATTTTTTTTGCTGCGCATACCCAgaggtaaaaacctaggtccgtcaCTGCTTGGAAGGAAATAATAATCATGcatagaaggaaacaataatcatgcatagaaggaaacaataatcatgcatgaaagaaaacaataatcatgcatggaaggaaacaataatcatgtatggaaggaaacaataatcatgcatggaaggaaacaatcatgtatggaaggaaacaataatcatttact
Proteins encoded in this region:
- the LOC136503424 gene encoding uncharacterized protein, whose protein sequence is MTRIRGQGYDGASNMKGDIKGLKTLIMKESPSAYYIHCFAHQLQLVLIAVAKGNTDCKTFFDQVSILLNIIGVSCKRHGMLRNARLENIKKSLQCGELESGSGLNQEMGLPRPGDTRWGSHYKTICSIITMYSSIHDVLIELGADIAYKDDWTKIHFVLGAFETFEFVFFVHLMYVILGYTNELSECLQKRDQDILNAISLVNVAKSRMQQMRSDGWDKFHKTVTSFCITHGVEVPAMDDAYVPYGKSARYARARNQKNDDHFRREVYIGVIDQISQELNNRFDEINMELLSCMSAFSPSKSFASFDAQKLRRLAEFYLNDFSNNNLVQLELQLDNYIDDMKRTECFQGLDNIVDLSVKLVDTNRHKVYDMVYFLLKLVLLLPVATTSVERVFSALVIVKTKSRNKLGDIVLDDCLQTFIERDIFFQVDEDDIIETFMSLRKRWIDK